GAATTCCACCAGCGCCCCGATCGTCACCGCGATGTTCTGCTCCGCCAGCCAGTCACGCGTCTGCTCATTCGAGTTCTCCCTGGCATACTCGATGATCCCGCGCTGCTTCTCCTCCGCCAGCTTCTTCAACTGCGGCCGCGCCCTCAGCACATCATTCGGTTTCGTCTTCATGTTAACTATTGGGGATTACGAATTCCTCTGGTTGGTTCACGTGGTGAGCTGGGCATGCTGATCGCGGCCATCTGCCGTGATGCGCCACGAACGCAGCTCCGGGCTGATCGGTTTCGGCACCTGACAAATCAAGTTGCGATCCTTCAGATACAACAGCTCCGCGCGCACCTCCGCCATCGTCAGCTCCAGGCGACCTTCCGCTCGCGCCATTTGTAACAACAGCGACTCCGCCATCCCGCGACTGCTCACCTCCATGTGCGCATCCAGAAACCGCAACAAACTCAACCGCAACTGTTCCCGCTCGTCCGAAATTTGATTATTATTTTTCATTCAATGGCTCCTGTATTGCGCAGCGTCGCGATGATCCGATCCGGGATTGTATCCACCCGTGCGTGCACCACTTTCAATTTATCCTCCAGCTCCCTCCGCGTATCATCCACCCGCTGCAAAACCTCTTCGCGACTCTTATCCAGCCGGTCGTAAACCCCTTTGCGACGCAGCTCCGCCTCCCGCAACTCAAACTCCTGGTGTCTGCGAAACTCCTCCTCCAACCGTTTGAATTCCTCCTTGCTCGCAAAAGTCCCGTTCGCCTCCTTCAACACCTCCGCGCCAGTAGGCCGATCCTTGATCTCATGCCAGAGTCCCAGCACCTGGCGTACCCCCGCGATGATCGCCACCACACTCACACAAACCCACCCGATCGACGCAAAGTGATCCGCCTCCGGCAATGAATTGACAACCACCTCAGCAATCACAAACCGCCTCCTTTCCCATCCCGGTAGGGCGAGGTGTCCTCACCACGCCGCCGCCGAAGCCGCTGCGTATCCAATTTCCAAACAGCCCTTGATAACGTCTTACGCATCCCATCTCCCTCCCCTTTGAAATTTCAAATCTCAAATCTGAAATTCCCCCAATCCGTGTGATCCGTGTTCCATCCGTGGCTAACCCCTCCCCCTCTGAACGTTGGACGTTGAAAGTTGGACGTTGAACGTTCCCCAATGGCCCGCCGGTGCGACCGGCTTTCTTCATTCTCCCTTCTTCATTCTTCATTTGTTCGAGCCTCGTCGAGAGCCGCAACATCCCCGGCGAAACCTCCCACGCCTCAACCCTCTCCAGCAACCTCACCCCCGCCTTCGCCAAAGCCGCAAACACCAACTCACTACAAAACCATTTCCCCGATGAAGCCCGCTCCTCCTGCCGACGCGAAATGAACCGCGCCACCATCGTATAATCATAAGCCTTCCCCATCTGCTCCCACAAAAACTCGCGCACACATTCCTCCGCCTCCTCCGTCAACCCTTTCACCCGGAACAGATCCACCACCTCACCGCTCGCCACCACATCCCGCCACAACACCATCCGCACCCCCTCAAACTCCCGCGCCTCGACCACACACTCCGACTCCTCCAGCACGATACTCGCATGCGAATAAACACTCCGCGTCTGCCACCGAATCGCCCTCGCGATAAACCCCTTCCCTCTATGCAACGCAATCAACATAAAAATCTCCTTTCGCAATCGCCCTTCGTCCTCGACCCAATGTGCTGCCGGATTCCAGCCGGCAGTCCTGTCTCCGGCGGACACCTCCGCCGCAAACATCTTCACTTGGCCGCTCTCTATTTCTCCTTCGCTACCTTCGCGCCCTTCTATTCAAACTCCGTCCCCTCAGTTCTCTCCTGTTAAACTCCTTACCCACTCTCGATGTTCGGAGTTCGATGTTGGATGTTTGATGTTTCCCCTTCTCCCCTTTTTGCGCCTTCTGTGCCTCTTTGTGGCCAACCCTTTTTCTGTCCGTGTATTCTGCGTATTCTGTGGTTTACTTCCTGACCGCCTCCACCGCTTTTTCCGTCGCCGCCTGGATCGCCTGACTCGTCGCCGTGATGATCGCCGCCTGCGCCTTCCCCGACTGCTCCACCACATTCGGATCCATCTCCGCCTTGTACTCCGTGAACTTGATCCGCGTCTCATTCGTCGAATAACTCAGCTCAAACCCGTTGATCGACGCATTCTTCGGCGCCTCCACCGAAAACTTCCCGGATTTAAGGTCACCCGAGATCCGCGTCTTCGGCACCGCCTGCGAAACACTCGTGCAACCCGTGCACACAACGCCCACCATCAACCCCACCATCATAAACTTCATCTTCATAACTCTCCTTTGTTGTTAAAAATCGTCCTCGTCGTCGTCCTCGATTTCGCCCTTATCAGACTCGCCTCCCCTTCGTAGCGCCCGCGTCTCGCGGGCCGTACCGCAGGCGTCCCGCCTGCACTCCCCTTTGGAGTGCGGAGGCTCGACTCCGCTTTCCGCCCGAGGCGGCCTGACGCCTCGCCTCCCCATTCCCCCTCTGAACGTTGAAAGTTGGACGTTCGATGTTTCCGCCAACTCCCCTCTGAAAACTTCACACTGAAAACTTGAAACTCCCCCTTCAGAGCGATCGATCCCCGCCGGCGCGCCTCCTCCCGTCTATCATTCTCGGCCATGCTAGCCACTGCTTTTGCCCGGGCCTCCTCGGAAGCCTCGGCACACACACGCAGGCGACGGTCTTCATCACCGGCGGGGACCAAGGAGAGCGTCGGTGTTTCGCCCCTCTTGGCGATCCTCGTGCTCTCCATCTTCTGCTCTGTTGTCTTCTTCAACATTACGGGCATCAATCTGCCCGCTTTTCCGGAGATGCGTTATCCTTGCGTTCCACTACGTTCCAATACGTTCACACAAAATTTCAAAAAGTG
This DNA window, taken from Verrucomicrobiia bacterium, encodes the following:
- a CDS encoding YiiX/YebB-like N1pC/P60 family cysteine hydrolase, whose product is MLIALHRGKGFIARAIRWQTRSVYSHASIVLEESECVVEAREFEGVRMVLWRDVVASGEVVDLFRVKGLTEEAEECVREFLWEQMGKAYDYTMVARFISRRQEERASSGKWFCSELVFAALAKAGVRLLERVEAWEVSPGMLRLSTRLEQMKNEEGRMKKAGRTGGPLGNVQRPTFNVQRSEGEGLATDGTRITRIGGISDLRFEISKGREMGCVRRYQGLFGNWIRSGFGGGVVRTPRPTGMGKEAVCDC